In Hahella sp. HNIBRBA332, the genomic window GGGCGTCCTAGGTGGACTGGCCTACCAGAAGTTTGGTTTGATGGGGGTGTATGGTCTTTGTACAGTGATGGCGGTAGTATGGGGCGGAGTGTCCCTGTTCATGCCTGATCCTCCCTATACAGCGAGTTATGTGCTGTCGCTGCAACCGTTTAATGTGGACGCAGCGGATAAGATAGCGCAGGAACTGACGCAAATTCATGGTGTTGAAGACGTCACTCTGGTGATTGAAGAACACTTGGCGTATTTAAAGATTGATAGACAGCGCTTTGATGAGAAAGCGCTGGTAAATTACCCTCTCACCGCCCAGGTTGAGGGATAACGTTTGGAGAGCGATATGGCGCGTGGTGTAAATAAAGTAATTCTAATTGGTAATTTGGGTAGCGATCCGGAAACACGTTATACCCCCTCCGGCAGCGCGATTTCCAACCTGAGGTTGGCGACTGACGAGAGTTATAAAGACAAGCAGACGGGACAACTGGTGCCCCGTACGGAATGGCATCGGGTTGTGCTGTTCGGCAAGTTGGCGGAGATCGCCGCACAGTACTTGAAAAAAGGCTCCAAAGTATATATTGAAGGTCGCCTGCAAACGCGCAAATGGCAGGACCAGTCTGGACAGGATCGTTACAGCACAGAAATTGTTGTAGACATGCAAGGCCAGATGCAGATGCTCGACAGTCGCAGTGGCGGCGGTGGTATGGATAACTCGCAAGGTTACAACGACGGCTGGCAGCAATCCGCTCCTTCCGGCGATAACTATGGTGGCGCTCCAGCTGCTGCGCCTGCGGGTAATTATGGCGGCGCTCCTTCGAACAATTACGGCGGCGCCCCCAACAATAACTATGGCGCGTCCAGCGGCGGTTATTCCGCCCCGAATCAGGCGCAACAACGCCCGCAACAGCCTCAGCAACCAAAACCGCCCATGCCAGAGCCTATGGACGACTTTGACGACGATATTCCCTTCTGAACCGGAAGCTAAAGAATATTTAAGATATAGAGCTGTGACAGCCTGACTTGAAAGCCCCATTATTTTGGGGCTTTTTTGTTTTTGCGTCTGGGTGAGGAGAATCAGGGCCATGAAAATCGCAGTATTATTCGGCGGCACGAGCGAGGAGCGGGACGTCTCAATCGCCAGCGCCGCGCAAATTATTCCGACGCTGCGTAGTCTGGGGCATGAAGTGTTTTCTGTGGATACCGCCACTGGGCAGTTATCTGCAGCGGAGGAGGTGCGACTACTGCAAGCCGGTGTGGCTCCAGAGCCTCCGTCTACTTCAGTTATCGCCGATGTGCGCGGGCGAGCCATTGCTTTGTCTGCGGAGGCTTTCAATATCCGTGACGTTGATGTCGTTTTTCTAGCGTTGCATGGCGGCGCCGGAGAAGACGGGCGGATTCAGGCGATGCTAAATCTTGCAGGCCTGGCGTATACCGGCAGCAATCATATTGCGAGCGCGGCGGCTATGGACAAGGACCTGAGTAAGCGCTTATTTCGGGCCGCGGGCGTACCCACGCCGGATTGGCTGATGGCGCCGGCAAGCAGCGATGAGGTCGCGAAGAAATTAGGTTGGCCTGTGGTGGTCAAACCCAGCAAGCAAGGCTCCACCGTCGGTTTAAGTGTAGTGCGTGAAGAAGCTGAACTGGCGGGGGCGATAGCGCTTGCAAGTGAATACGACGATGAAGTCATGATTGAAAAGTTCGTTCCCGGACGAGAATTCACGGTTGGGATATTGGAGGGGAAAGCATTGCCGGTTGGCGAAATTATCGCGCCTAACGAGATCTTCGATTACCAAGCCAAGTATCAGGTGGGCGGCGCCCGTGAAATATTCCCTGCGGATATTTCCGAGGCTGACGCCGTCGTCATGCAGGAAATTGCATTGCGGGCTCATGCGGCGCTGAAGCTGGGCGTGTACAGCCGGATCGACTTTCGTATGGAAGATAACGGCGCTCTGTGGTGCCTGGAAGGGAATTCGTTGCCGGGGATGACAGCGAGCAGTCTATTGCCGCAAGCGGCGAGGGCCGCCGGAATTGAGTTTCCTGAACTTCTGGAGCGAATCTGCCGCGGCGCTGTGACCTGATGTCTAGCAGGTGGCCGAATATGAGCCGCTGAACAGGGGCTGTGGCGAATTCAGAGGAGGGCGTGCGGCCAAATCCATCGTTATATTGTGCCATAATGCTGAAGACAGGCCGTCAAGGCGTGACGGCCTTATTAGAAAAATTAACGGCAAAAAACAAGGGAGTAGGATATGACTACAATTTTGGATATTGCAAAAAAGGACTTTGAGACCGGCACGGAATATCAAGTGGAATTGATCACCAAGGAAGGCTCAAAAAATGGTAAGCCTTCGCCATGTCTGGAAGTATGGGAAAGAGCGCGAGGGACGCGTACGATTCTGGGTAGAGTCTTTCAGATTGATATGGAAGAAGCGCTTTATCATGCCTCCAAAAATGGCGCTGAAGAAGTCCTCATCGGTAAACGCGGTAAAGATGACGACGCTTTTTCAGAAGGTAAGATTGTGCTCGAAGGCGGCGCCCCCGCGAAACTGATGTTGGCGCTGAAAGTCACATCTTCACCTACCCCGGAAGTGAAAGAAGCAGCTTATCCCTGGTAAGTCAGCTCGCGTCCTCAAGGCGAAGCGGTGTAGTCTGACGCTTCGCTACCCCCTGTAAATCTCCCCTACCTCTGATGTGACTGAATCCAATGCAAATCCACCAACTCACTGGATTCCGCCAATAAATCTCCCTCATGAGAATACAGTTGAATCATGAAAGGGCGACCCGCCAGTACATCCTGAGCAGTTTTCACATCGGTGTGATAGCCATCGTTATTGGCTTTATCGGCTAGCGCGGTAATGAGGATGGCGCGCTCATTTTCCCAGTCGAAGCCCGCCAACGTTTTCAACTGCTCACGAAAAATCTGACCGTCGCTTTGCGCCGCGACCAATACCGCATACTCAATTGGGAATGCTTCCCCGTAACAAGTATGAATGTCTTGCCGCAGACTGGTGATTCGGTACTCGCAAGAGGATGCGTCGTAAAAGCGGACAGGTTGATAGTACGTGGCGCAACCCAGAATGCTGGCGTTCAAGGCGATGGCCAGCGCCAGCTTTATTATGCTTCTCATATTGTCTTTCCTTGGTGTGGTTTAAGGCCTCCTGTCGCATCGTTGTTGCTGTGCGACAGGTATGCTTTTTATTGGCTATTTTAGCGTTGCATATCTTTATAAAAGAAGACTGTGACTCACTCGCTGCAACATACCCTGATGAATTTATTGCTGTTTGTTGGAATATGGTTACAGCCGGCGCTACACCCCCCGTTTTTACAAACCGTTTCTTTTTTGATCAGTTTCATCCTTATATGATGCCCTCGCCAAATGTCCGTGTTCAGGTAGTTGCGGGCGATGGATTGCATGTTTGCCGGTCAGTCCGGCGCTGAAGTTATGGGATGAACTATGTTGTTGCGAACTTATCAGTGGTCTGTCGCTCTGATGCGGTCAGGCGTCATGGCGGCCAGATTATTATTAGCGGCTCTATTTTTGACTCTATGTGCTTGTGGCGGCGGTGGCGGAGGAAGTACAGGTAGCGGCGCCGACTCAAATGGGGAGATTGTGGATACCCAAACCGATCCCACGGCCAGCATAGATTCAGATAACCCGGAGCCAACAGGCAGTGTGGATAGTGATGCCGGTCAGGACGACATCATCGACGATCCTGGTGAGCCTGAGTCACCTAAAACCTACGAACTTGCCGGTATCTATTGCAGCTGTGGTCCGACTACCAGCACCACCTCCTCGGTGTTTAATAATATCGATGAAGCGGCTTATCTGGATGGCGTATTGGTGCGCATTCCCTGGGCGGAAATGGAGCCATCTCCCGGCGTCTATGATTGGACATTGCTGGACCAGCAGT contains:
- the ssb gene encoding single-stranded DNA-binding protein — encoded protein: MARGVNKVILIGNLGSDPETRYTPSGSAISNLRLATDESYKDKQTGQLVPRTEWHRVVLFGKLAEIAAQYLKKGSKVYIEGRLQTRKWQDQSGQDRYSTEIVVDMQGQMQMLDSRSGGGGMDNSQGYNDGWQQSAPSGDNYGGAPAAAPAGNYGGAPSNNYGGAPNNNYGASSGGYSAPNQAQQRPQQPQQPKPPMPEPMDDFDDDIPF
- a CDS encoding D-alanine--D-alanine ligase: MKIAVLFGGTSEERDVSIASAAQIIPTLRSLGHEVFSVDTATGQLSAAEEVRLLQAGVAPEPPSTSVIADVRGRAIALSAEAFNIRDVDVVFLALHGGAGEDGRIQAMLNLAGLAYTGSNHIASAAAMDKDLSKRLFRAAGVPTPDWLMAPASSDEVAKKLGWPVVVKPSKQGSTVGLSVVREEAELAGAIALASEYDDEVMIEKFVPGREFTVGILEGKALPVGEIIAPNEIFDYQAKYQVGGAREIFPADISEADAVVMQEIALRAHAALKLGVYSRIDFRMEDNGALWCLEGNSLPGMTASSLLPQAARAAGIEFPELLERICRGAVT